In Ipomoea triloba cultivar NCNSP0323 chromosome 15, ASM357664v1, one genomic interval encodes:
- the LOC116007160 gene encoding WAT1-related protein At5g40240-like — protein MAMGNEILRKEVVPFAAMIVVVCMEMATSTIAKAALNSGISTFIFVLYYNFLGILLLLPGFLIQRHRRIPLPITFSILSRCFILGLLGTCLVLGLGFQGLSYSSPTLGASISNLMPGFTFVLAMIFRMEKFEVKRRTWQAKSVGTALSIIGASIMTLYQGPTILGSSSSSSSTLSSDLPHQSLLSLYSSKWVLGGVMLLAAYLFASGWNILQTATLKDYPEQMTVVFFTTCFGSIQWAIVSLLVERKVDAWKVQPGIGMAAIFVSAVLEPLCCKNITTFCLDTKGPLYVAMFKPLGIVIAATLNLVFLADALHLGSIIGSIAIIIGFYGVIWGMSKEATILEPTDILCESGAVNGTSPLLHK, from the exons ATGGCAATGGGAAATGAGATATTGAGAAAAGAAGTTGTTCCATTTGCAGCAATGATAGTAGTGGTGTGTATGGAGATGGCAACATCCACAATAGCCAAAGCAGCCCTTAATTCCGGGATAAGCACTTTTATTTTCGTGCTTTACTACAATTTCCTTGGCatcctccttcttcttcctggATTCCTCATCCAGAGGCACAG AAGGATTCCACTGCCTATAACCTTCTCTATTCTCAGTAGATGTTTCATCCTTGGCCTGCTCGG GACATGTCTGGTGCTGGGTTTGGGTTTCCAAGGGCTCAGCTATAGCTCTCCTACTCTGGGTGCAAGCATTAGTAACTTGATGCCTGGTTTTACATTTGTTCTTGCCATGATtttcag GATGGAGAAGTTTGAGGTGAAGAGAAGAACATGGCAAGCAAAATCAGTGGGCACAGCTCTGTCAATTATAGGGGCATCTATCATGACTCTATATCAAGGACCAACAATCTTgggatcatcttcatcttcatcatctacTTTGTCTTCTGATTTGCCTCACCAATCTCTTCTGTCACTATATTCCTCAAAGTGGGTGTTGGGGGGTGTAATGCTTCTAGCCGCATACCTTTTTGCATCTGGGTGGAACATTTTGCAG ACAGCTACTCTAAAGGATTACCCAGAACAGATGACAGTAGTGTTCTTCACTACATGCTTTGGGAGCATTCAATGGGCGATTGTTTCACTACTAGTAGAAAGGAAGGTAGATGCTTGGAAGGTGCAGCCTGGCATTGGAATGGCTGCTATTTTTGTTTCT GCGGTTTTAGAGCCTCTGTGTTGCAAAAATATTACTACGTTCTGCTTGGACACGAAGGGTCCTCTGTACGTTGCCATGTTCAAACCCCTGGGAATTGTCATTGCAGCAACTCTTAACCTTGTTTTTCTTGCGGACGCCCTTCATTTGGGCAG TATTATCGGATCAATAGCAATTATTATTGGATTCTACGGGGTGATATGGGGCATGTCAAAAGAGGCGACCATACTTGAGCCAACAGATATTTTATGTGAAAGTGGAGCTGTGAATGGAACATCCCCCCTGCTACACAAGTAA
- the LOC116006414 gene encoding WAT1-related protein At5g40240-like gives MAMAMGSAILRKEVLPFAAMIIVVCMEMATTTIAKAALNSGLSSLIYVVYYHFLGVLFLLPGFIIQRHRRHPLPLTLCMLSRCLILGLLGTCVVVLGYQGLNYGSPTLSAGISNLMPGFTFVLAMVFRMEKFEVKRRTWQAKSVGTIVSIIGASVMTLYQGPTILGSSISPSDLLPQKSEYSSGWVVGGVMIVGAYLFASGWNILQTATLKDYPEQSTVVFFGTCFATIQCAIVSVLVEKKVDAWKLQPGIGMTAIVVSAVLEPLCSNNITAFCLGMKGPLYVAMFKPLGVVIAATLNLIFLADALHLGSIIGSIIIIVGFYMVMWGMSRESITILESLDILGESGAANEASHLLQNKPDQYGPY, from the exons ATGGCAATGGCAATGGGAAGTGCGATTTTGAGAAAGGAAGTACTTCCATTTGCAGCAATGATAATAGTGGTGTGTATGGAAATGGCAACAACCACAATTGCCAAAGCGGCCCTCAACTCCGGGTTGAGCTCTCTTATATACGTCGTTTACTACCATTTCCTTGGCGTCCTCTTTCTTCTTCCCGGATTCATCATCCAGCGCCACAG AAGGCATCCTTTACCCCTAACTTTGTGTATGCTGAGTAGATGCTTAATCCTTGGCCTGCTCGG GACATGTGTGGTGGTTTTGGGTTACCAAGGGCTCAACTATGGCTCTCCTACTCTCTCTGCTGGCATTAGTAACTTGATGCCTGGTTTTACATTTGTGCTTGCAATGGTTTTCAG GATGGAGAAGTTTGAGGTGAAGAGAAGAACATGGCAAGCAAAATCAGTGGGCACAATTGTGTCAATCATAGGGGCATCTGTCATGACTCTATATCAAGGACCGACAATCTTGGGATCGTCCATTTCGCCTTCTGATTTATTGCCTCAGAAATCTGAATATTCCTCAGGGTGGGTGGTGGGAGGTGTTATGATTGTAGGCGCATACCTTTTTGCATCTGGGTGGAACATTCTTCAG ACGGCTACACTAAAGGATTACCCAGAACAGAGTACAGTAGTGTTCTTCGGTACTTGCTTTGCTACTATCCAATGCGCAATTGTTTCAGTACTAGTAGAAAAGAAGGTAGATGCTTGGAAGCTGCAGCCTGGCATTGGAATGACTGCCATTGTTGTTTCT GCGGTTTTAGAGCCTCTGTGTAGCAACAATATTACTGCCTTCTGCTTGGGCATGAAGGGTCCTCTGTACGTTGCCATGTTCAAACCCCTGGGTGTTGTCATTGCAGCAACTCTCAACCTCATTTTTCTTGCAGACGCCCTTCATCTGGGCAG CATTATTGGATCAATAATCATCATTGTTGGATTCTACATGGTGATGTGGGGCATGTCTAGAGAGTCAATAACCATACTTGAGTCACTGGATATTTTAGGTGAAAGTGGAGCTGCTAATGAAGCATCCCATCTCCTACAAAATAAACCTGATCAATATGGTCCGTATTGA
- the LOC116006415 gene encoding WAT1-related protein At3g28050-like, protein MLRRCFILGVLGTCTVILGTLGLNYSSPTLFAGISNLMPGFTFVLAMIFRMEKFEVKRRTWQAKSVGTIVSIIGASVMTLYQGPTILGSSSSSTSDLPQQYSLLSQDSSRWVVGGVMIVASYVVASGWYILKTAILKDYPEQITIVFFSTFFSSIQCAIVTLLLERKLDAWKLQPGIGMIAIVASAVLEPVCVNNIAAFCLVMKGPLYVAMFKPLGVVIAAIMNLIFLAEALYLGSIVGSIIITVGFYVVMWGMLREATDIILCETTAPATANQTSPLLQK, encoded by the exons ATGCTGAGAAGATGTTTCATCCTTGGCGTGCTCGG GACATGTACGGTGATTTTGGGTACCCTAGGGCTCAACTATAGCTCTCCTACTCTCTTTGCAGGCATTAGTAACTTGATGCCTGGTTTTACATTTGTTCTTGCCATGATTTTCAG GATGGAGAAGTTTGAGGTGAAGAGAAGAACATGGCAAGCAAAATCAGTAGGCACAATTGTGTCAATCATAGGGGCATCTGTCATGACTCTATATCAAGGACCAACAATCTTGggatcatcatcttcttcaacttctGATTTGCCTCAGCAGTACTCTCTTCTGTCACAAGATTCCTCAAGGTGGGTGGTGGGAGGTGTTATGATTGTAGCCTCATACGTTGTTGCATCTGGTTGGTACATTCTTAag ACAGCTATACTAAAGGATTACCCAGAACAGATTACAATAGTGTTCTTCAGTACTTTCTTTTCTAGCATCCAATGCGCAATTGTGACACTACTCCTAGAAAGGAAGCTAGATGCTTGGAAGTTGCAGCCTGGCATTGGAATGATTGCCATTGTTGCTTCT GCGGTTTTAGAGCCTGTTTGTGTCAACAATATTGCTGCCTTCTGCTTGGTGATGAAGGGTCCTCTGTACGTTGCCATGTTCAAACCACTGGGAGTTGTCATTGCAGCAATTATGAACCTCATTTTTCTTGCAGAGGCCCTTTATTTGGGCAG TATTGTTGGATCAATAATCATTACTGTTGGATTCTACGTGGTGATGTGGGGCATGTTGAGAGAGGCAACGGATATTATTTTATGCGAAACTACTGCACCTGCCACTGCCAATCAAACATCCCCTCTGCTACAAAAGTAA